From Chryseobacterium joostei, the proteins below share one genomic window:
- a CDS encoding T9SS type A sorting domain-containing protein, whose translation MKKIYLGAFTLCTVLGVSAQEVIWQRDIKSSTQDFLSQVTTTIDQQYLITGSSIQSDKLQQNNRQNNGYDFHLVKLNQQGEQAWEKYFSGNNHDYLSATVTTQDGGFLLAGTSYSGKGLDKKDDSKGGSDVWLIRINEFGDELWQKTLGSSSDEEARAVIQTTDQGFIMAGNIQNSPKGHGSKDVWIVKLDKNGKEISQLILGGRGLDEVEKMIPTRDGGALLGVYSRSGTVNNGGNTSNEKSANSNQPFTTSKQSENFGEGDYWIIKLDKSGKIEWEKNLGGKGDDHIRTLALASNGYIIGGESRSEMSGNKTVGVEEGTDLWLISLNERGDEQWQKSYTFGNRDVLMGMNVIQSQDLTKGILLGGYTQAEGRIEKDDETFWMLYLDGNGNEQWRKHIKGESRKREERLSDLRLNKDGSIILAGTSAEELGKENWKIVKLGDRQVNDLIEKYDIKIYPNPVSDYAYVEIGFDFKEADILVYDMSGRQLQNLKTKNRVTKINTQALVQGAYLVTIKTDNNKTANAKLIKK comes from the coding sequence ATGAAAAAAATTTATCTCGGTGCATTTACCTTGTGCACTGTGCTGGGTGTGTCTGCCCAGGAAGTAATCTGGCAAAGGGACATCAAGTCCTCCACCCAGGACTTTCTAAGCCAGGTGACCACTACCATCGATCAGCAATACCTTATTACGGGAAGCTCCATCCAGAGCGATAAACTCCAACAAAATAACAGACAAAACAACGGCTACGACTTCCATCTGGTAAAACTGAACCAGCAGGGAGAACAGGCCTGGGAAAAATACTTCTCAGGAAACAACCACGATTACCTTTCAGCGACGGTAACCACTCAGGATGGAGGATTTCTCTTGGCAGGAACCTCGTATTCAGGCAAGGGATTGGATAAAAAGGACGACTCCAAGGGCGGTTCAGATGTCTGGTTGATCCGCATCAATGAATTTGGGGATGAGCTGTGGCAGAAAACCCTGGGAAGCTCCTCGGACGAGGAAGCCAGGGCAGTGATCCAAACCACGGACCAAGGATTTATTATGGCAGGAAACATCCAGAACTCGCCCAAGGGACATGGCTCCAAGGATGTATGGATTGTTAAGCTCGATAAAAATGGCAAGGAAATCTCCCAGCTTATTTTAGGTGGAAGAGGCCTTGACGAGGTTGAAAAAATGATTCCCACAAGGGATGGCGGCGCATTACTGGGCGTCTATTCCCGAAGCGGGACTGTCAATAACGGTGGCAATACCTCAAATGAAAAATCGGCTAACAGCAATCAACCCTTTACAACCTCCAAGCAAAGCGAAAACTTTGGCGAGGGTGACTACTGGATCATCAAGCTCGATAAGAGCGGAAAGATTGAATGGGAAAAGAACCTTGGCGGAAAGGGAGACGACCACATCAGAACCCTTGCATTGGCTTCCAATGGCTACATTATTGGTGGGGAATCCAGATCGGAAATGTCAGGAAACAAGACCGTGGGAGTTGAAGAGGGAACAGACCTTTGGCTCATATCCTTGAATGAGCGTGGGGATGAGCAGTGGCAAAAGTCCTACACCTTTGGCAACAGGGATGTCCTAATGGGAATGAATGTAATCCAGAGCCAAGACCTAACCAAGGGAATCTTATTGGGTGGCTACACTCAGGCTGAGGGAAGAATAGAAAAGGATGATGAGACATTCTGGATGCTGTACCTTGACGGAAATGGAAATGAGCAGTGGAGAAAGCACATCAAGGGAGAATCCAGGAAAAGGGAGGAAAGACTTTCAGATTTAAGACTCAACAAAGATGGTTCCATTATTCTGGCAGGAACGAGTGCCGAGGAACTGGGCAAGGAAAACTGGAAGATTGTAAAGCTTGGTGACAGGCAGGTGAATGACCTGATTGAAAAATATGACATCAAGATCTATCCCAACCCGGTATCCGATTATGCCTACGTAGAAATAGGCTTTGACTTCAAGGAGGCTGATATTCTGGTTTATGACATGAGTGGGAGACAACTGCAAAACCTGAAAACGAAAAATAGGGTAACGAAGATCAATACACAGGCTCTGGTTCAGGGAGCTTATCTGGTGACCATAAAGACTGATAATAACAAGACGGCGAATGCAAAGCTGATTAAGAAATAA